Proteins from one Triticum aestivum cultivar Chinese Spring chromosome 7A, IWGSC CS RefSeq v2.1, whole genome shotgun sequence genomic window:
- the LOC123151261 gene encoding tricin synthase 1: MGPPHISLTRCQSSHCIIRNRDGREKGCARLLVRTRILSPGELEKERVRSMATYRPDSNTLLADDSILEYVLETTVYPREHERLRELRLITQQHAKSFMGSSPDQMQFFSVLLKMIGASNTIEVGVFTGYSLLTTALALPAGGKVVAIDASREYYELGRPVIEKAGVAHKVNFREGDGVAELDKILSEDGGARAGTFDFAYADADKLQYAGYHERLLRLVRVGGAIAYDNTLWGGSVAMPRDKPGSSEYDRRVRDSFLEFNAAVAADDRVEACIVPIADGVTLCRRVK; this comes from the exons ATGGGACCTCCTCACATCTCACTCACACGTTGTCAATCCTCCCACTGCATAATACGTAATAGAGATGGAAGAGAGAAGGGCTGTGCTAGACTACTGGTACGTACACGCATTCTCTCTCCCGGAGAGCTTGAGAAAGAGAGAGTGAGATCCATGGCGACCTACCGTCCGGACAGCAACACCCTCCTGGCGGACGACTCGATCCTGGAG TACGTGCTGGAGACGACGGTGTACCCGCGGGAGCACGAGCGCCTGCGCGAGCTCCGCCTCATCACGCAGCAGCACGCCAA GTCCTTCATGGGGTCGTCGCCGGACCAGATGCAGTTCTTCTCCGTCCTGCTCAAGATGATCGGCGCCAGCAACACAATCGAGGTCGGCGTGTTCACCGGATACTCACTGCTCACCACCGCTCTCGCCCTCCCCGCCGGCGGCAAG GTGGTGGCGATCGATGCGAGCCGGGAGTACTACGAGCTGGGGCGGCCGGTGATCGAGAAGGCCGGCGTCGCGCACAAGGTGAACTTCCGCGAGGGCGACGGGGTCGCCGAGCTCGACAAGATCCTGTCCGAGGACGGCGGCGCCAGGGCCGGCACGTTCGACTTCGCGTACGCGGACGCGGACAAGCTGCAGTACGCGGGGTACCACGAGCGGCTGCTGCGCCTGGTGCGCGTCGGCGGCGCCATCGCCTACGACAACACGCTCTGGGGCGGCTCCGTGGCCATGCCCCGCGACAAGCCGGGCAGCTCCGAATACGACCGCCGGGTGCGGGACAGCTTCCTTGAGttcaacgccgccgtcgccgcagacGACCGCGTCGAGGCCTGCATCGTCCCCATCGCCGACGGCGTCACGCTGTGCCGCCGCGTCAAATGA